A single Phragmites australis chromosome 4, lpPhrAust1.1, whole genome shotgun sequence DNA region contains:
- the LOC133917111 gene encoding uncharacterized protein LOC133917111 isoform X2, with translation MGVKQALLHAHARHHDEDDDDDDGSSNGSGGREGAEAVLEVDQSPSPPPMSSCGRYILHRVCRFDTLAGVAIKYGVEVADVKRVNGLTTDLQMFAHKTLRIPLPGRHPPAAAPPSLSSSDTDRTREWTTRRPPKNAASLDPFLKPPRRAVSPSMSLLQGYYGLTPPPKGNPTNEGTEMATYTKGHHRKARSLSSGFSLINGDVNREIDDAEKTIRRRQKADGELTTREDSGGSLLARAGQRLALRPKSGSRSNMNNSQQDLLAIWMPSYEDGLHTVKKSSSSPEFQDSDSISIASVWLKSKWSLKPDAFTLPLPMPLFDSIPKPLFDSIPNPFAASRNKAAKDC, from the exons ATGGGCGTCAAACAGGCCCTCCTCCACGCCCACGCCCGGCAccacgacgaggacgacgatgacgacgacggcagcagcaacggcagcggcgggcgCGAGGGGGCGGAGGCGGTGCTGGAGGTGGACCagtcgccctcgccgccgcccatgtCGTCCTGCGGACGATACATCCTGCACCGCGTCTGCAGGTTCGACACCCTCGCCGGCGTCGCCATCAAGTACGGCGTCGAG GTGGCGGACGTGAAGCGCGTCAACGGCCTCACCACCGACCTCCAGATGTTCGCGCACAAGACGCTGCGGATTCCGCTCCCCGGGAGGCACccgcccgccgccgctcctccctCCTTGTCCTCAAGCGACACCGATCGCACCag AGAATGGACTACACGTCGCCCTCCCAAAAATGCTGCTTCCTTGGATCCATTTCTTAAACCGCCGCGGAGAGCAGTTTCGCCGTCCATGAGCCTCTTGCAGGGATACTATGGCCTCACACCACCTCCAAAGGGGAACCCGACTAATGAAGGCACCGAAATGGCAACGTATACTAAAG GTCATCATAGGAAAGCTAGAAGCTTATCGAGTGGCTTTTCTCTTATAAATGGAGATGTCAATAGGGAGATTGACGATGCTGAAAAGACAATAAGGCGGCGCCAGAAAGCCGACGGTGAGTTGACAACAAGGGAGGACAGTGGCGGTAGCCTGTTGGCAAGGGCCGGGCAACGCTTAGCCCTGAGGCCAAAGTCGGGCAGTCGATCAAATATGAACAATAGCCAGCAAGATCTTCTGGCGATATGGATGCCTTCATACGAGGATGGATTGCATACTGTCAAGAAATCATCGAGCAGCCCGGAATTCCAAGATTCAGACAGCATCAGCATTGCTTCGGTATGGTTGAAGAGCAAGTGGAGCTTGAAGCCGGATGCTTTCACCCTCCCCCTCCCTATGCCGCTTTTCGACAGCATCCCGAAGCCTCTTTTCGACAGCATTCCGAATCCATTTGCTGCTTCGAGAAACAAGGCGGCCAAAGATTGTTAA
- the LOC133917111 gene encoding uncharacterized protein LOC133917111 isoform X1 — MGVKQALLHAHARHHDEDDDDDDGSSNGSGGREGAEAVLEVDQSPSPPPMSSCGRYILHRVCRFDTLAGVAIKYGVEVADVKRVNGLTTDLQMFAHKTLRIPLPGRHPPAAAPPSLSSSDTDRTSGPLTSCFMGSNNIIPFREWTTRRPPKNAASLDPFLKPPRRAVSPSMSLLQGYYGLTPPPKGNPTNEGTEMATYTKGHHRKARSLSSGFSLINGDVNREIDDAEKTIRRRQKADGELTTREDSGGSLLARAGQRLALRPKSGSRSNMNNSQQDLLAIWMPSYEDGLHTVKKSSSSPEFQDSDSISIASVWLKSKWSLKPDAFTLPLPMPLFDSIPKPLFDSIPNPFAASRNKAAKDC; from the exons ATGGGCGTCAAACAGGCCCTCCTCCACGCCCACGCCCGGCAccacgacgaggacgacgatgacgacgacggcagcagcaacggcagcggcgggcgCGAGGGGGCGGAGGCGGTGCTGGAGGTGGACCagtcgccctcgccgccgcccatgtCGTCCTGCGGACGATACATCCTGCACCGCGTCTGCAGGTTCGACACCCTCGCCGGCGTCGCCATCAAGTACGGCGTCGAG GTGGCGGACGTGAAGCGCGTCAACGGCCTCACCACCGACCTCCAGATGTTCGCGCACAAGACGCTGCGGATTCCGCTCCCCGGGAGGCACccgcccgccgccgctcctccctCCTTGTCCTCAAGCGACACCGATCGCACCag TGGACCTCTTACTTCATGCTTTATGGGCAGTAACAATATAATTCCTTTCAGAGAATGGACTACACGTCGCCCTCCCAAAAATGCTGCTTCCTTGGATCCATTTCTTAAACCGCCGCGGAGAGCAGTTTCGCCGTCCATGAGCCTCTTGCAGGGATACTATGGCCTCACACCACCTCCAAAGGGGAACCCGACTAATGAAGGCACCGAAATGGCAACGTATACTAAAG GTCATCATAGGAAAGCTAGAAGCTTATCGAGTGGCTTTTCTCTTATAAATGGAGATGTCAATAGGGAGATTGACGATGCTGAAAAGACAATAAGGCGGCGCCAGAAAGCCGACGGTGAGTTGACAACAAGGGAGGACAGTGGCGGTAGCCTGTTGGCAAGGGCCGGGCAACGCTTAGCCCTGAGGCCAAAGTCGGGCAGTCGATCAAATATGAACAATAGCCAGCAAGATCTTCTGGCGATATGGATGCCTTCATACGAGGATGGATTGCATACTGTCAAGAAATCATCGAGCAGCCCGGAATTCCAAGATTCAGACAGCATCAGCATTGCTTCGGTATGGTTGAAGAGCAAGTGGAGCTTGAAGCCGGATGCTTTCACCCTCCCCCTCCCTATGCCGCTTTTCGACAGCATCCCGAAGCCTCTTTTCGACAGCATTCCGAATCCATTTGCTGCTTCGAGAAACAAGGCGGCCAAAGATTGTTAA
- the LOC133917113 gene encoding THO complex subunit 1-like isoform X2: MAEPSPPPSNAGLRILLSKDRPAPSSSSTAVSSHADRDRIIAVFRDALSRIESPETFALQTVQEAIKPQETVLVLEENQSLENALRTLLQELASSAVQSAKKIMQYGNSLDSGESNCLITRLLDIVLYLCERGHVEGGMVFQLLEDLTEMSTIKDCKDIFGYIESKQDVLGKQELFGRGKLVMLRTCNQLLRRLSKANDVVFCGRIIMFLAHFFPLSERSALNIKGVFNTSNVTKYEKDAMDGISIDFNFYKTLWSLQEHFSNPSLTATNPAKWQKFYSNLTVVLNTFEAQPLSDDDGKLNNLDQEEDAAFNIKYLTSSKLMGLELKDPSFRRHILVQCLIFFDYLKAPGKNEKEGPTGNMKEEIKTCEEHAKKLLEIIPPKGKEFLKSVEHILEREKNWVWWKRDGCPAFEKQPFEKKSGQAGVRKRKPRWRLGNKELSQLWKWAEQNPNALTDSERVCMPSITEYWKPLAEDMDPSAGIEEDYHHKSNRVYCWKGLRFSARQDLELFSRFSDYGIEGVVPQELLPPDVNTKFSSKPTEKVKRPKREDTKGASAQPKEQQVAATPETDGGGSGGDPEEGAVPMDSDNAVAEDGQKQSPEEVSGPESGQCEAEADADDNMKTATSKDARAGEKEKL, encoded by the exons ATGGcggagccctcgccgccgccgtcgaacGCCGGCCTCCGAATTCTCCTATCGAAGGACAGGCCGGCACCCTCCTCTTCGTCCACTGCAGTATCCAGCCACGCCGACCGCGACCGCATCATC GCAGTATTCCGGGATGCACTGTCTAGGATCGAATCCCCAGAAACATTTGCCCTTCAGACGGTTCAGGAAGCAATTAAACCTCAG GAAACAGTATTGGTTCTAGAGGAGAATCAATCCTTGGAAAATGCTCTTCGAACATTGCTGCAGGAACTTGCA TCATCTGCGGTGCAATCGGCTAAAAAGATCATGCAATACGGGAATTCCTTGGATAGCGGAGAAAGTAATTGCCTGATAACTCGCCTTCTTG ATATTGTGCTTTACCTTTGCGAAAGAGGGCATGTTGAGGGCGGCATGGTTTTCCAGCTTTTAGAAGATCTAACTGAAATGTCAACTATCAAAGACTGCAAAGATATTTTTGGGTATATTGAAAGCAAACAAGATGTGCTGGGGAAG CAAGAGCTTTTTGGGCGTGGAAAACTGGTTATGCTAAGGACTTGCAACCAACTTCTTCGAAGATTATCAAAG GCAAATGATGTGGTATTTTGTGGGCGCATTATCATGTTTTTAGCACATTTTTTCCCATTATCGGAGCGTTCAG CTCTCAACATTAAGGGGGTTTTCAACACATCAAATGTAACTAAGTATGAAAAGGATGCTATGGATG GAATCTCTATTGATTTCAATTTCTACAAGACACTTTGGAGCTTACAG GAGCATTTCAGTAACCCATCTTTGACTGCTACAAACCCGGCAAAATGGCAAAAGTTCTATTCTAATTTGACG GTTGTGTTGAACACATTTGAAGCTCAGCCTCTTAGCGACGATGATGGAAAACTTAACAATCTTGACCAGGAGGAAGATGCCGCTTTCAATATTAAGTACCTGACTAGCAGTAAATTAATGGGTTTGGAG TTGAAGGACCCAAGCTTTCGACGCCACATCCTTGTCCAATGCCTTATATTTTTTGACTATCTCAAG GCACctggaaaaaatgaaaaagaaggTCCAACCGGGAACATG AAAGAGGAAATCAAAACATGTGAAGAGCATGCTAAGAAGCTTCTGGAGATTATTCCACCAAAAGGGAAGGAATTCCTGAAAAGTGTTGAACATATTCTTGAGCGGGAGAAAAATTGG GTTTGGTGGAAGCGAGATGGGTGTCCAGCATTTGAAAAACAACCCTTTGAAAAGAAATCAGGTCAGGCGGGAGTCAGAAAACG GAAGCCAAGGTGGAGATTGGGCAACAAAGAACTTAGCCAACTGTGGAAATGGGCGGAACAAAACCCT AATGCTTTGACTGATTCTGAGCGTGTCTGCATGCCGTCAATTACAGAATATTGGAAGCCACTTGCAGAAGAT ATGGATCCATCTGCTGGAATTGAAGAAGATTACCACCACAAAAGTAATCGG GTGTATTGCTGGAAAGGTTTACGTTTTTCGGCCAGGCAGGACTTGGAATTATTTTCCCGA TTTTCGGACTACGGCATCGAAGGAGTTGTACCTCAAGAACTCCTGCCACCTGACGTTAACACCAAATTTTCTTCTAAGCCTACTGAAAAGGTTAAACGGCCAAAAAGGGAAGATACAAAAGGCGCTTCAGCTCAACCCAAAGAGCAACAG GTTGCCGCCACACCTGAAACCGATGGTGGGGGCAGCGGGGGTGACCCAGAAGAAGGGGCGGTGCCAATGGATTCTGACAATGCCGTGGCGGAGGATGGTCAAAAACAGAGCCCAGAGGAAGTCTCTGGGCCTGAAAGCGGGCAGTGTGAGGCTGAAGCGGATGCTGATGATAACATGAAAACTGCAACCAGTAAGGATGCTCGAGCCGGGGAGAAAGAGAAGCTGTAA
- the LOC133917114 gene encoding uncharacterized protein LOC133917114, with product MASSGGLLLLLVAAVSLIAPGADARPCGHGQTLLISFSSVSRPNPDPTNPAQRTATVVTVLRVRRLGPHQMRRPEVLPAVASASESEAASSVQERAKDILVVVSGLIFGFGCGALTAASMYLVWSLLASTCASSYDDVYIDEEDQLSDSESPKKAGYVIIHDAEEYSAGKN from the coding sequence ATGGCCTCCtccggcggcctcctcctcctcctcgtcgcagCGGTGTCCCTCATCGCCCCCGGGGCGGACGCGCGCCCGTGCGGCCACGGGCAGACGCTCCTCATCTCCTTTTCCTCCGTCTCCAGGCCCAACCCGGACCCCACCAACCCCGCGCAACGCACCGCCACCGTCGTCACCGTCCTCCGcgtccgccgcctcggcccgcacCAGATGCGCCGCCCGGAGGTCCTTCCCGCCGTGGCCTCCGCCTCTGAGTCTGAGGCCGCCTCGTCCGTCCAGGAGCGCGCCAAGgacatcctcgtcgtcgtctCCGGTCTCATCTTCGGATTCGGCTGCGGTGCACTCACCGCCGCCTCCATGTACCTCGTCTGGTCCCTCCTCGCCTCCACCTGCGCCTCCAGCTACGACGACGTCTACATCGACGAGGAGGATCAGCTGTCCGACTCCGAGAGCCCCAAGAAGGCCGGATACGTCATCATCCACGACGCCGAGGAGTACAGTGCCGGTAAGAATTAG
- the LOC133917113 gene encoding THO complex subunit 1-like isoform X1: MAEPSPPPSNAGLRILLSKDRPAPSSSSTAVSSHADRDRIIAVFRDALSRIESPETFALQTVQEAIKPQKETVLVLEENQSLENALRTLLQELASSAVQSAKKIMQYGNSLDSGESNCLITRLLDIVLYLCERGHVEGGMVFQLLEDLTEMSTIKDCKDIFGYIESKQDVLGKQELFGRGKLVMLRTCNQLLRRLSKANDVVFCGRIIMFLAHFFPLSERSALNIKGVFNTSNVTKYEKDAMDGISIDFNFYKTLWSLQEHFSNPSLTATNPAKWQKFYSNLTVVLNTFEAQPLSDDDGKLNNLDQEEDAAFNIKYLTSSKLMGLELKDPSFRRHILVQCLIFFDYLKAPGKNEKEGPTGNMKEEIKTCEEHAKKLLEIIPPKGKEFLKSVEHILEREKNWVWWKRDGCPAFEKQPFEKKSGQAGVRKRKPRWRLGNKELSQLWKWAEQNPNALTDSERVCMPSITEYWKPLAEDMDPSAGIEEDYHHKSNRVYCWKGLRFSARQDLELFSRFSDYGIEGVVPQELLPPDVNTKFSSKPTEKVKRPKREDTKGASAQPKEQQVAATPETDGGGSGGDPEEGAVPMDSDNAVAEDGQKQSPEEVSGPESGQCEAEADADDNMKTATSKDARAGEKEKL, encoded by the exons ATGGcggagccctcgccgccgccgtcgaacGCCGGCCTCCGAATTCTCCTATCGAAGGACAGGCCGGCACCCTCCTCTTCGTCCACTGCAGTATCCAGCCACGCCGACCGCGACCGCATCATC GCAGTATTCCGGGATGCACTGTCTAGGATCGAATCCCCAGAAACATTTGCCCTTCAGACGGTTCAGGAAGCAATTAAACCTCAG AAGGAAACAGTATTGGTTCTAGAGGAGAATCAATCCTTGGAAAATGCTCTTCGAACATTGCTGCAGGAACTTGCA TCATCTGCGGTGCAATCGGCTAAAAAGATCATGCAATACGGGAATTCCTTGGATAGCGGAGAAAGTAATTGCCTGATAACTCGCCTTCTTG ATATTGTGCTTTACCTTTGCGAAAGAGGGCATGTTGAGGGCGGCATGGTTTTCCAGCTTTTAGAAGATCTAACTGAAATGTCAACTATCAAAGACTGCAAAGATATTTTTGGGTATATTGAAAGCAAACAAGATGTGCTGGGGAAG CAAGAGCTTTTTGGGCGTGGAAAACTGGTTATGCTAAGGACTTGCAACCAACTTCTTCGAAGATTATCAAAG GCAAATGATGTGGTATTTTGTGGGCGCATTATCATGTTTTTAGCACATTTTTTCCCATTATCGGAGCGTTCAG CTCTCAACATTAAGGGGGTTTTCAACACATCAAATGTAACTAAGTATGAAAAGGATGCTATGGATG GAATCTCTATTGATTTCAATTTCTACAAGACACTTTGGAGCTTACAG GAGCATTTCAGTAACCCATCTTTGACTGCTACAAACCCGGCAAAATGGCAAAAGTTCTATTCTAATTTGACG GTTGTGTTGAACACATTTGAAGCTCAGCCTCTTAGCGACGATGATGGAAAACTTAACAATCTTGACCAGGAGGAAGATGCCGCTTTCAATATTAAGTACCTGACTAGCAGTAAATTAATGGGTTTGGAG TTGAAGGACCCAAGCTTTCGACGCCACATCCTTGTCCAATGCCTTATATTTTTTGACTATCTCAAG GCACctggaaaaaatgaaaaagaaggTCCAACCGGGAACATG AAAGAGGAAATCAAAACATGTGAAGAGCATGCTAAGAAGCTTCTGGAGATTATTCCACCAAAAGGGAAGGAATTCCTGAAAAGTGTTGAACATATTCTTGAGCGGGAGAAAAATTGG GTTTGGTGGAAGCGAGATGGGTGTCCAGCATTTGAAAAACAACCCTTTGAAAAGAAATCAGGTCAGGCGGGAGTCAGAAAACG GAAGCCAAGGTGGAGATTGGGCAACAAAGAACTTAGCCAACTGTGGAAATGGGCGGAACAAAACCCT AATGCTTTGACTGATTCTGAGCGTGTCTGCATGCCGTCAATTACAGAATATTGGAAGCCACTTGCAGAAGAT ATGGATCCATCTGCTGGAATTGAAGAAGATTACCACCACAAAAGTAATCGG GTGTATTGCTGGAAAGGTTTACGTTTTTCGGCCAGGCAGGACTTGGAATTATTTTCCCGA TTTTCGGACTACGGCATCGAAGGAGTTGTACCTCAAGAACTCCTGCCACCTGACGTTAACACCAAATTTTCTTCTAAGCCTACTGAAAAGGTTAAACGGCCAAAAAGGGAAGATACAAAAGGCGCTTCAGCTCAACCCAAAGAGCAACAG GTTGCCGCCACACCTGAAACCGATGGTGGGGGCAGCGGGGGTGACCCAGAAGAAGGGGCGGTGCCAATGGATTCTGACAATGCCGTGGCGGAGGATGGTCAAAAACAGAGCCCAGAGGAAGTCTCTGGGCCTGAAAGCGGGCAGTGTGAGGCTGAAGCGGATGCTGATGATAACATGAAAACTGCAACCAGTAAGGATGCTCGAGCCGGGGAGAAAGAGAAGCTGTAA
- the LOC133917112 gene encoding kinase-interacting family protein-like — MEREEEQRQRRQQQQQAAPLTVSCRPPWLHAAIADIEQRVRALAVDEAATEHSFAERAENYYHRRPQLLALLTDLHHRYLYLADRYSQSLHAKHHASDCSSDVDDRSSDADSSLSFQQPLTSVTVTNDDVAPADLLVTELVLVWVDRGILADEAERRRTESARKIELQGSLVEVLESERLVLLGENARLGFRALAAEEEAAAAAAELGYMRRRAAEMARQVVKLREDHRVCMLGRKIEALQAQVYGLELRNRECYEAMAAWEAERKVGAAEMERLRVENRRLAAVAAAVARRKRKGSSGGWWSRVRLAAAGEQMKGKGGGGGCFCI, encoded by the exons atggagagggaggaggagcagcggcagcggcggcagcagcagcagcaggcggcGCCTTTGACTGTGAGCTGCCGCCCGCCTTGGCTCCATGCGGCCATTGCAG ATATCGAGCAGCGGGTGCGCGCGCTGGCGGTGGACGAGGCGGCCACGGAGCACTCCTTCGCGGAGCGCGCCGAGAACTACTACCACAGGCGGCCGCAGCTGCTCGCGCTCCTCACCGACCTACACCACCGCTACCTCTACCTCGCCGACCGCTACTCCCAGTCCCTCCACGCCAAGCACCACGCCTCCGACTGCTCCTCCGACGTCGACGACCGCTCCTCCGACGCCGACAGCTCGCTCTCCTTCCAGCAGCCGCTCACCAGCGTCACTGTCACAAACGATGACGTCGCTCCCGCCGACCTACTCGTGACGGAGCTGGTGCTGGTGTGGGTGGACCGCGGCATCCTGGCGGACGAGGCCGAGCGCCGGAGGACGGAGTCGGCGCGGAAGATCGAGCTGCAGGGGAGCCTCGTGGAGGTGCTGGAGTCGGAGCGCCTGGTGCTCCTGGGTGAGAACGCGCGGCTGGGGTTCCGCGCGTTGgcggctgaggaggaggccgccgccgccgccgccgagctggGCTACATGCGTCGGCGCGCGGCGGAGATGGCGCGGCAGGTGGTGAAGCTGCGCGAGGACCACCGCGTGTGCATGCTGGGCCGCAAGATCGAGGCGCTGCAGGCGCAGGTGTACGGGCTGGAGCTGCGGAACCGGGAATGCTACGAGGCGATGGCGGCGTGGGAGGCCGAGCGGAAGGTGGGCGCCGCCGAGATGGAGAGGCTCCGCGTGGAGAACCGGCGGCTGGCCGCGGTcgcagcggcggtggcgcggCGGAAGCGGAAGGGTAGCAGCGGCGGGTGGTGGTCGAGGGTGCGGCTAGCGGCGGCCGGGGAGCAGATGAAGgggaagggcggcggcggcggctgcttctGCATCTAG
- the LOC133917110 gene encoding actin-related protein 4-like gives MYGGDEVSAIVIDVGSYSCKAGYAGDDTPKAVFPSVVGSIEQAGDTDESKPEKEPDSASDSKNGAKPMDVDKGKTKRKLYVGQELEFRRDHMEVISPMKDGTVTDWDIVDNIWNHAFRRRLLINPEEHPMLISEPSTNTAQQREKAAELMFENYKVPALFLAKNAVLTSFASGRATSLVVDSGGGSTVVAAVHDGFVLQKSVATSPIGGEFLTDCMMRSLESKGVVIRPRYSFKKKEISSGEYKIVDLDLPNTTESYRLYCMRAIASDIKESVCRVPDTAFDEVAYANVPTTSYELPDGQIIEVGADRFKIPDILFNPSLSKTIPGIDGFADSMPARGLPQMVIDSVNRCDVDIRKELFSNILLSGGSSSILQLKERLEKEVLEESPQAARVKVMASGNSVERRFSVWIGGSILASLGSFQQMWFSKAEYEEHGVSYIQRKCP, from the exons GGCGGGCTACGCGGGCGACGACACCCCTAAGGCCGTCTTCCCGTCG GTTGTTGGTTCAATTGAACAAGCGGGAGACACCGATGAGTCCAAGCCAGAGAAGGAGCCTGATTCTGCATCAGATTCTAAGAATGGAGCCAAGCCTATGGATGTGGACAAAGGCAAGACAAAACGTAAACTTTATGTAGGTCAAGAATTAGAGTTCAGGAGGGATCATATGGAG GTGATTTCACCTATGAAAGACGGAACAGTTACTGATTGGGATATCGTTGATAATATATGGAATCATGCTTTCAG ACGACGGCTGTTGATCAATCCCGAGGAGCATCCCATGCTCATATCCGAACCATCTACAAACACTGCACAGCAAAGAGAGAA AGCAGCAGAACTTATGTTTGAGAACTACAAAGTGCCGGCGCTGTTCCTAGCGAAAAATGCA GTGCTCACATCTTTTGCGTCTGGACGTGCTACATCTTTGGTGGTTGACAG TGGTGGTGGGTCCACTGTGGTTGCTGCCGTGCATGATggttttgttttgcaaaag TCTGTAGCGACTTCTCCAATTGGCGGTGAATTTTTAACTGATTGTATGATGAGAAGCTTGGAGAGCAAGGGTGTTGTT ATTAGGCCCAGATATTCATTTAAGAAGAAGGAAATCAGTTCCGGAGAATACAAG ATTGTAGATCTTGATCTTCCAAACACAACTGAGAGTTACAGGTTGTACTGCATG AGAGCTATTGCTAGTGACATCAAGGAGTCTGTTTGCAGAGTCCCAGATACTGCCTTTGATG AAGTGGCATATGCAAATGTTCCTACGACTTCATATGAGCTTCCAGATGGACA AATTATTGAAGTTGGTGCTGATAGATTCAAGATTCCTGATATTCTATTTAATCCATCTCTATCCAAG ACTATTCCTGGGATTGATGGATTTGCAGATTCAATGCCAGCTCGTGGCCTTCCACAAATG GTCATTGATAGTGTAAATAGGTGCGACGTTGACATACGCAAGGAGCTATTTAGCAACATCTTG CTTTCTGGTGGCTCATCATCAATTCTGCAGTTAAAGGAGCGCCTAGAGAAAGAAGTACTAGAG GAGTCTCCTCAAGCTGCTCGTGTTAAGGTTATGGCAAGTGGAAATTCAGTAGAGAGGCGATTCAG TGTTTGGATTGGAGGTAGCATTCTTGCATCTCTTGGGTCGTTCCAGCAAATGTGGTTCTCCAAAGCCGA GTATGAAGAGCATGGAGTTTCCTATATTCAAAGGAAGTGCCCGTGA